The Teredinibacter sp. KSP-S5-2 genome includes a window with the following:
- the ligA gene encoding NAD-dependent DNA ligase LigA: MADISQQIIDRVEQLKTELTEHNYRYYVLDDPDIPDAEYDRLFHELKKIETDYPELLTSDSPTQRVGATPLTQFDSVAHELPMLSLDNAFSTEDMVAFDKRVRDRLKNIDTIEYVCEPKYDGIAVSLLYENGVLVRGATRGDGTTGEDITQNVKTIGSIPLRLRQSGHPERLEVRGEIYITKQGFEKLNQNATAKGEKTFANPRNAAAGSLRQLDSSITASRPLTMCAYSVGLVEGGSMPDNHWDMLRQLSDWGFLTSPETALASGAAQCDAFYDQLEQKRAGLPYDIDGIVYKVNSLTLQERLGFVSRAPRWAIARKFPAQEEMTLLKAVEFQVGRTGAVTPVARLEPVFVGGVTVSNATLHNRDEIERLGVKIGDTVIIRRAGDVIPQVASVVLSKRPNDVQDIVFPCECPVCGSPVETIEGEAVARCTGGLVCEAQRKEAIKHYASRKAMDIDGLGDKLVEQLVDAKLIASVADLYNLVQGDVAKLERMGSKSAENLINGINASKATTLARFIYSLGIREVGEATARNLALHFGSLDALKQASAEQLQEVDDIGPVVAHFVEEFFQQEINLQIIDQILAAGVKWEQEQAKSVSELPLNGKTYVLTGTLESMSRSEGKERLQALGAKVSGSVSAKTDCVVAGPGAGSKLKKAQELGIEVLDEDQFVDLLKRYTT; encoded by the coding sequence ATGGCGGATATTTCTCAGCAGATTATTGATCGCGTTGAACAATTAAAAACAGAACTGACAGAGCACAACTACCGTTACTACGTGCTTGATGACCCGGATATCCCGGATGCTGAATATGACCGCCTTTTTCACGAACTCAAAAAGATTGAAACCGATTATCCTGAGCTTTTAACCTCCGATTCGCCAACCCAAAGAGTGGGAGCTACGCCGCTTACGCAATTTGATTCTGTTGCCCATGAGCTGCCGATGTTATCCCTCGATAACGCCTTTAGCACAGAAGATATGGTGGCGTTTGATAAGCGAGTGCGGGACAGGTTAAAGAATATCGATACCATCGAGTATGTTTGTGAGCCCAAATACGATGGCATTGCTGTGAGTCTATTGTACGAGAACGGTGTACTGGTTCGCGGTGCGACTCGGGGTGATGGTACGACAGGGGAAGATATCACCCAGAATGTGAAAACCATTGGCTCTATTCCCTTGCGCTTGCGACAGTCCGGACATCCTGAGCGCCTGGAGGTTCGCGGCGAGATCTACATCACCAAGCAAGGTTTTGAAAAACTGAATCAAAATGCTACAGCAAAAGGTGAGAAGACATTTGCTAACCCGCGTAATGCCGCTGCAGGCAGTCTGCGGCAGCTGGATTCCTCGATCACCGCCTCTCGTCCGTTAACCATGTGTGCCTACAGTGTTGGATTGGTGGAAGGCGGAAGCATGCCGGATAACCATTGGGATATGCTTCGCCAGTTGTCTGATTGGGGGTTTTTGACCAGCCCTGAAACCGCTCTGGCCTCTGGTGCAGCGCAGTGCGATGCGTTTTATGATCAGCTCGAACAAAAACGTGCAGGGCTACCCTATGACATCGATGGCATCGTCTACAAGGTCAATAGCCTCACCTTACAAGAACGCCTGGGATTTGTTTCCAGAGCACCTCGCTGGGCGATTGCGCGCAAGTTTCCCGCTCAGGAAGAAATGACCCTGTTAAAAGCGGTCGAGTTCCAGGTTGGTAGAACTGGGGCTGTAACACCTGTGGCAAGGCTAGAGCCAGTATTTGTGGGTGGCGTGACCGTTTCCAATGCCACGTTACATAATCGAGACGAAATCGAACGGTTAGGGGTAAAAATCGGTGATACGGTCATCATTCGCCGTGCCGGTGATGTGATCCCACAAGTGGCATCTGTGGTGTTATCAAAGCGCCCTAATGATGTGCAAGACATTGTGTTCCCCTGTGAGTGCCCTGTTTGTGGTTCTCCAGTTGAAACCATCGAAGGGGAGGCGGTTGCCCGCTGTACAGGTGGTTTGGTGTGCGAAGCGCAACGAAAAGAAGCGATCAAACACTATGCCAGTCGCAAGGCAATGGATATTGACGGCTTAGGGGACAAACTGGTTGAACAGCTGGTCGATGCCAAGCTTATCGCATCGGTTGCCGACCTGTATAACCTGGTACAAGGCGATGTGGCCAAGCTTGAGCGAATGGGGAGCAAGTCAGCAGAAAACCTGATTAATGGGATTAACGCCAGCAAAGCCACCACCTTGGCCAGATTTATCTACAGCCTGGGTATCCGTGAAGTGGGTGAGGCGACCGCGCGTAATTTGGCTCTTCATTTTGGCTCGCTGGATGCGCTTAAACAGGCATCAGCCGAGCAGTTGCAAGAAGTTGACGATATTGGGCCTGTGGTCGCACATTTTGTGGAAGAATTTTTCCAGCAGGAGATAAACCTGCAGATTATCGATCAGATCCTCGCTGCCGGTGTGAAATGGGAGCAGGAACAGGCGAAATCGGTCAGTGAACTGCCATTAAACGGTAAAACCTATGTCTTGACGGGTACACTAGAATCCATGAGCCGGAGTGAGGGCAAAGAGAGGCTGCAAGCGTTGGGTGCCAAGGTGTCTGGCAGCGTGTCAGCCAAAACGGATTGTGTGGTTGCTGGGCCTGGAGCTGGGTCAAAACTGAAAAAAGCCCAGGAGCTGGGAATCGAAGTACTTGATGAAGACCAGTTTGTTGATTTGTTAAAGCGTTACACAACTTAG
- the zipA gene encoding cell division protein ZipA — protein sequence MRDWLTVIIVLLIVGIVLDAVRRMRQARREHLQLSKNAIKADQEAVGARSSDSEFPSGGPRVVGVRDENHAKKVTQSLRENFESSKTTRGAPQRIPEQVTLNLEEAVPMLMESVEEELEDETPIEEEIEQHIEPSLGELDELQDDIPEDSGVPVKAEPKAQALASEDLDEPAPAEPDEVIVFNIMAKSGTRFSGADLLNTLMTENMKFGSMDIFHRHAQPNGDGPVLFSLVNMVVPGTFNLAAMKDFETPGVSLFMSLPIEGAKDGDSIDAYELLVDTARNLARSLGGELKDESRSVMTQQTMEHGRQRVMEYERKRRLAAAH from the coding sequence ATGCGTGATTGGCTTACTGTAATCATTGTTTTGCTTATTGTGGGGATTGTGTTGGATGCGGTGCGCAGAATGCGCCAGGCACGTCGTGAACACCTGCAGTTGTCAAAGAATGCAATTAAGGCAGATCAGGAAGCGGTAGGAGCGAGGTCCAGTGACAGCGAGTTCCCATCCGGTGGTCCGCGTGTAGTCGGTGTGCGTGATGAAAATCACGCGAAAAAGGTGACTCAGTCTCTCAGAGAAAATTTTGAATCCAGTAAAACTACGCGGGGAGCACCACAGCGTATTCCTGAGCAAGTGACGTTGAACCTGGAAGAAGCGGTGCCCATGCTTATGGAATCTGTGGAAGAGGAACTGGAAGACGAAACACCGATTGAAGAGGAAATAGAACAGCACATTGAGCCAAGTTTGGGTGAGCTGGATGAACTGCAAGATGATATTCCAGAAGACTCTGGCGTTCCGGTTAAAGCAGAGCCAAAAGCACAAGCACTTGCCTCTGAAGATCTGGATGAGCCGGCACCCGCTGAACCGGACGAAGTTATTGTGTTCAATATCATGGCTAAGTCAGGAACTCGCTTTTCCGGGGCTGACTTACTCAACACGTTAATGACCGAGAATATGAAGTTCGGCTCGATGGATATCTTTCATCGCCATGCTCAGCCAAATGGTGATGGTCCGGTGTTGTTTAGTTTGGTCAATATGGTCGTGCCAGGAACCTTTAACCTGGCAGCCATGAAAGACTTTGAAACGCCTGGTGTCAGCCTGTTTATGAGCTTGCCAATAGAAGGTGCCAAAGACGGCGACAGTATCGATGCCTACGAGCTATTGGTGGATACCGCCCGTAATCTGGCGCGTTCGCTCGGGGGCGAGCTAAAAGATGAAAGTCGCTCGGTGATGACACAGCAGACAATGGAACACGGACGTCAACGTGTAATGGAGTACGAACGCAAGCGTCGCCTTGCTGCTGCCCATTAA